In the Rhodothermales bacterium genome, one interval contains:
- a CDS encoding GIY-YIG nuclease family protein yields the protein MARGYVYLLASKPHGTLYLGATNNLARRISQHRSPLNAGFSARYHVHNLVWYEEFDDFRDAIDREKQLKKWYRRWKIDLIVQVNPRWIDLSKDLL from the coding sequence ATGGCAAGAGGATATGTTTATCTATTGGCGAGCAAACCCCATGGCACGCTGTATCTCGGTGCGACGAACAATCTCGCAAGACGGATTTCCCAACATCGATCTCCGTTGAATGCCGGCTTCTCGGCACGATACCACGTGCACAACCTGGTCTGGTACGAGGAGTTTGACGATTTTCGCGATGCCATTGACCGTGAAAAACAGCTCAAAAAGTGGTATCGCAGGTGGAAAATTGACCTGATTGTACAGGTAAACCCACGCTGGATCGACCTGTCGAAGGACTTATTGTAG